A single genomic interval of Lepisosteus oculatus isolate fLepOcu1 chromosome 12, fLepOcu1.hap2, whole genome shotgun sequence harbors:
- the LOC102693104 gene encoding ras-related protein Rab-17 — translation MTERKESKRRKESSAHTPAERRTLRVKMVLLGSSGVGKSSLAFRFSKEEFSSTVPTVGCAYMTHLVCLHDATLRFEIWDTAGQEKYHSVTPLYYRGAQAALVVYDITKRESFMRAQLWLRELERQYVPGETVVALVGNKGDLSDLRQVMLQEGQTLAENKGLLFTETSAKSGSKVSELLMTIAHRIRQSTTPESTLEEWKDSCVDLHSPETQRKQGTCCMAELH, via the exons ATGACAGAAAGGAAAGAGAGTAAAAGAAGAAAGGAGTCGAGCGCTCACACTCCAGCCGAGAGGCGGACGCTGAGAGTGAAGATGGTCCTGTTAGGGAGCAGTGGAGTGGGAAAATCCAGTCTGGCCTTCCGTTTCTCCAAAGAGGAATTCAGTTCCACAGTACCAACAGTGGGAT GTGCATATATGACCCATCTTGTGTGTTTGCATGATGCTACCCTTAGATTTGAGATATgggacacagcaggacaggagaaatACCACAGTGTGACCCCTTTGTATTACCGAGGGGCACAGGCTGCCCTGGTTGTGTATGACATCACCAAACGG GAGAGCTTTATGCGTGCTCAGCTGTGGCTGAGGGAGCTTGAGAGACAGTACGTCCCTGGAGAAACAGTGGTGGCTCTGGTGGGAAATAAAGGGGACCTTTCGGACCTACGTCAGGTGATGCTGCAG GAAGGCCAGACCCTTGCGGAAAACAAAGGCCTGCTATTCACGGAAACGTCTGCAAAGTCGGGAAGCAAAGTGAGCGAGCTTCTCATGACCATAG CCCATAGGATACGACAGAGCACAACACCTGAAAGCACCCTAGAGGAGTGGAAAGACTCCTGTGTGGATTTGCACAGTCCGGAGACACAGCGCAAACAGGGAACCTGCTGCATGGCTGAGCTGCACTGA
- the prlh gene encoding prolactin-releasing peptide isoform X1, whose product MKLFATCCSLLLLLCLAFPKTECRYLERSMEIRNTDVLSRCSPSDPDIDASWYTGRGIRPVGRFGRRVSDSRRGSGYGSRRLCIPIEENDDSAADE is encoded by the exons ATGAAACTGTTTGCCACTTGctgctctctcctgctgctgctctgtCTGGCTTTTCCCAAGACTGAGTGCAGATACCTGGAGCGATCCATGGAGATCAGAA ACACTGATGTCCTGTCCCGCTGCTCTCCCTCAGATCCTGACATTGACGCCTCCTGGTACACAGGACGAGGGATCAGGCCGGTCGGGAGATTTGGCCGGAGAGTGTCGGACAGTCGCCGGGGGTCTGGATACGGCTCTCGCCGGCTGTGCATCCCCATTGAGGAAAACGACGACTCTGCTGCAGACGAATAG
- the prlh gene encoding prolactin-releasing peptide isoform X2 — MKLFATCCSLLLLLCLAFPKTECRYLERSMEIRNPDIDASWYTGRGIRPVGRFGRRVSDSRRGSGYGSRRLCIPIEENDDSAADE, encoded by the exons ATGAAACTGTTTGCCACTTGctgctctctcctgctgctgctctgtCTGGCTTTTCCCAAGACTGAGTGCAGATACCTGGAGCGATCCATGGAGATCAGAA ATCCTGACATTGACGCCTCCTGGTACACAGGACGAGGGATCAGGCCGGTCGGGAGATTTGGCCGGAGAGTGTCGGACAGTCGCCGGGGGTCTGGATACGGCTCTCGCCGGCTGTGCATCCCCATTGAGGAAAACGACGACTCTGCTGCAGACGAATAG